GTCCAGTTCAAGCAGAAAACGGCAGCTACAACCTACAGCGTAGCAGCAGCCACCGGAGCCTGCATTGAGATATCTGAAATTTCGTGGAAATTCTTCCCTGGTCCGGTTGCCATTATGAGCAGAGCCTTGGTCCGGTTGCCATTATGAGCAGAGCCTGGACCAGGGATGAATTTCCATGAAATTTTGGATATCTCAATGCAGGCTCCGGTGACCAGGGAGGAATTTTCACGAAATTTCGGATATCTCAATGCAGGCTCCGGTGGCTGCTCGTAATGCCAACCCCATCTCACAATTCTTCGCGCAAGGACTCATGTTTGAGTGTCTGACGACTTGGGTACCATCGATTTATTCCCAATGAAAGACTTGGATGGCTGACCAATCACGATGCATACAAACGTCATCCTGGTGACGTCACTGCCAATTTGCCATCGCCGATCACTCCTCAATCCAACCTGTTTCTTCCCATCTGCCGTCCTTCACCTAAATGAACAGCGAGTATTAACTCGTTCTCATCATCGCACATGAGAAAACAAAGACCCAAAGCAAGTACTCTAGATTACCGTAGACTCCAACAGTGTACGTATTAACTCGCTCTCGTTCATTGCACATGAGAAAACTCAGACCCGAAGCAGTTCGATACTTCTATAAATACCACCCACAAAGCTATCTCTCCTCTCAAAGCCAATCGACCTCACCGGAGAATAACAGCTTTGAAACACATCATCTTTGCTCGTTGCTACCATGCCTCACCATGGGTTCAAGACCGGCCCTGCCTGCACCCATTTGAAGGAGCAGGAGCTCCACTTCCACCTGTACATGCACCACTACAGCAGCGGGTCAAACGCCAACGCCACGACGGCCGTGCACAGCAAGCACCATAACAGCTTCGGCCAGATCGCCGTCAACGACTGGCCCATATTCGACGGCCCCGGCCCGTGCGCCAAGACCGTCGCGCGGGGCCAGGGCCTCTACGTCCACGCTGCCCAGGCCGACCATGCCTGCCAGGGCTTTGTTCCTGGCGTCGGCTATACCTCCTTCACCATCAAGTTTAACCATGAAAGGTGCTTCTAGGCTTCTAGCGCACCATTGTTTGTTTTGAGTTCAGAATTGATGAAAATGTCATGTTATTGACATGTGTTATGTGTTTTTAAAGTGGGTTTCCGGGCTCCACGCTTTATGTCATGGGCGATGCTGTGACGGCACATGAGTCGGCCGTTGTTGGTGGAACGGGAGAGTTCACCATGGCAGGAGGGATTGTGAAGAAGAGCCAGAAGGAGACTAATTGCAGCGGGTGGATCGTTGAACTGCATATTCACGCTAGATATACCCCGATGAAGGTGAGTTAATTAAGACATTCCTTCTGAACTCCTGCAACGACGCT
This is a stretch of genomic DNA from Brachypodium distachyon strain Bd21 chromosome 1, Brachypodium_distachyon_v3.0, whole genome shotgun sequence. It encodes these proteins:
- the LOC104583804 gene encoding dirigent protein 1, producing MPHHGFKTGPACTHLKEQELHFHLYMHHYSSGSNANATTAVHSKHHNSFGQIAVNDWPIFDGPGPCAKTVARGQGLYVHAAQADHACQGFVPGVGYTSFTIKFNHESGFPGSTLYVMGDAVTAHESAVVGGTGEFTMAGGIVKKSQKETNCSGWIVELHIHARYTPMKHGNAWSL